The Candidatus Nanopelagicales bacterium DNA segment TGTGGCTGATCCTCGTGCCCAAAGCCGATGGTTGGGCGATCGTCTTACTGATCTTTGCCGGGCTGTCTGACTATTTGGACGGCAAGATCGCCAGACGGTGGAACCAGATAAGCCGGCTGGGCCAGCTACTCGACCCGTTGGCCGATCGACTCTACATCCTCGCGACGCTGATCGGCCTACTCCTGCGGGACATCATTCCTTGGTGGCTCGTCGCCTTGCTGGTGGCACGCGACCTCGTGATGGCAATCGTGCTGTTGGTGTTGAAACGCACACGAGGTATCACCGGACTACCGGTCCATTTCATCGGCAAAGCCGCGACTTTTTGCCTTCTCTACGCGTTTCCGCTCATCCTG contains these protein-coding regions:
- a CDS encoding CDP-alcohol phosphatidyltransferase family protein — translated: MEVQETEVQTDRVLTVPNLLSFLRLLGVPLFLWLILVPKADGWAIVLLIFAGLSDYLDGKIARRWNQISRLGQLLDPLADRLYILATLIGLLLRDIIPWWLVALLVARDLVMAIVLLVLKRTRGITGLPVHFIGKAATFCLLYAFPLILLGTGPSWIATVCQVFGWAFALWGTGLYWWAGGLYIEQALRIIRHTQAVPRDAR